The sequence attattattacgtaaAAAAATTGTCTCATAACTAGTCCTGCACCGTTTGTCATAGACCCATGAATAAGGTATCATATCATGCTGGAAAGTTGAGTTATGACATTTTTCTGATACAGAAGCTCAAATTGGCTAAAATGCCCATTGATGTCAATCAAAAATAATCCCATGATCATAAATTGTCAATCTTTTGAGCAAAATCCACCAGATTCCTTCAGGCTGCTCAGAATGATGGATATTTTTTTGGAACTGAATTACTGAAATGCTGATTTTCatgttttacagaaaaaaacatgactcAGGACTTATACAAACGTCaagcaaactaaaaaaaaaccacactgACTCTCTGGTCCATCTGCTTTTTTATATGCAAACAGGAATTGGGTGAAGTAACCAAGTAGGTGATTAGAACACCAAGGATGGCACCCTCTGCTAACTTGGAGTGTAATGATTGTTTGATGCtatattttaaacagattgAAATTTTTTCAGTAGGAGAAAAATTTCATCTTAACAGTTACAGAAACTATGATTCCTTTCCAAGATGTTATCAAAAGTTTCTGTGAGACAAAGAAATGTGGATTAAATAATAACTCACTTCAttgtgtaatataaaaataaatcacttcattgTGGACATTTTAAGGTAATTAACCTGTGCTGTATATTCTTGATTACATTATGTAGgttattaactgtgtatgtagattagaCAGGGTTCGTACGGTCATGAAAAACCTGGAAAAGTCATggaattttaaaatgacaatttcCAGGCCTGGAAAagttttggaaaaataaattaaccCAGAGAGTTTTGGAAAGTCATGGAACAATTGTTTCACAATCTCTGTATATTCGAATATAGTTGATAATATTGGTTAAATTACAATAGTTTACGTTCGCACGATCCGTATCGTGACGTTCTCTGTGTGAGGTAACACAGTTTCAGAAACCCTAACTGCAGAGGTACTGTGGGCGCTAAAGGTGGCTAATTCGCACATTCCTACAAGTCTTGTGAAGACACAGGCCAGATTTTTCAGACTATGTTCCCAGATGGCAAGATAGCGGCCAGCTTTGCATGCGGCTTTGCTTATTTTAAGAAACTGACTTTGGCAGATGTATATAGAAGCAAAGCATCTATGTTATGCTCTTTTATGAGATTTCATGACAGCAACCAGTTGTAAAACTCCCATTACTACATTTTGTAAGCACTGGTGGTTTGAGAATGTCAACATTTCTGAAAGATGATTGATACTCCGGCCACACGTCAAACAATACATCGAGATGGTGGAGAGAGGTGAACTACCCAATCCAAAAGTAAAGTAATTTGAAGAGATGAAGATGCACTTTGCTGATCCCCTCTTGACTGTGAAAGTGGGAATATTCAACAGCATTGTGAGAGAAATCAACCTCTTCCTCACCGTGTATCAGACTGACCAACCAATGCTGCCGTTTCTCTCTGGTGATATGTACAAACTGATTAAAGGTAAGGATAAACAAAAATAGTGTGATTgcttataatgtttatatactTATGTAATTATACTGCAGTACAAACATTCAGAAActcatgcaaaaataaaatctagaGCAAGAATTTGAATAtgtttaaatagtttaaaaatagcatgtttttgtgtttagaaATGTCATATGCAGGGCAGTGGAATCTCTGTTTAGAGACGCATTTTATTAAAGCTAATAAAATTGAGCATCACCTACTGACCAAACCGCAaaggttattttttttgccaccaCATTAACTGAGggaggattaggaacgagtacatcagagggacagcccatgttggacgtttgggagacaaagttagagaggccagattaagatggtttggacatgttcagaggagggaaaGTGAGAATGTTGGatatggagctgccaggcaggagccaaagaggaaggccaaagaggaggtatatggatgtaattaatgaggatatgaagctacagtagtgtgtgcaagtgttgaggatgcagaagatagggataggtgagGAGAGATGATTCGCGGTAGCGACCCCTaaagggaaaagccaaaagaagaagaaggagaagaagaagaagaagaagaagaagaagaagaagaagaagaagaagaagaagaagaagaagaagaagattaacTGAGGGAGGCACAAGCACAATCACTTGttgttattatacagtatatgagatTGAAAGTTAAAgtaacatgtttattattttattattactgtttagaccaatttattggtttgtttttagctaACAGTTCATGTAATGTTTATTCTTGtagtttaataaattaattgatggttaaataagtaaaagtaTCAGTTGTTTTTAGCTCAAAAGATACATTTGTAAATTTAATTTGGCTCGTAAATTTGCAAATTAACTTATCAAACTGAAGAATACAATcacttctttttactttttcacaGGCATCATGGGATGATTTCTGAAGGAAATGCATCTGGAAGAGGTCACATCCACTCTAAAGCTCTTCCATGTCCCTGTTCAAGACAGCAGTCTGCTCAAGGACAGTTCTCAGATTGATACTGAGTTTGCAGGGTGGCAGAAGCAACCCTGACGCAACTCAAGTCttccaaaaaaatttcaaatagGCAGAGACTAGAGATTAAGATGGACTGCAAGAAACTCTTGATCACACTCCTTGAGAAGTTGCTGAAAAAGGCTTCAGTGCATCACTCGTTAGTGAGAAGCATGCAGTACCTTGACCCGAGACGCATGGTTGAAAGTAAGGAACTCTGCCTAACTCAAATGAGAAGGATGTTGCACATACTTGTTGAAGCTAAACATGTAAATGAGGCAGGGTGCAACGATATCCTTAGAGAGTTTAGAAAGTTTTGTGATTTAGCTGCTCTTCAGGTTAAATTCAGGGAATTTGACCCCAAAACCGCTCGAGTGGACACCATGCTGTATGAGACAATGGGAACAAAACCATCACTTTCCAGAGTGTGGAATGTGGTGAAGATTCTTCTTGTCTTATTACATGATCAGGCAAGCGTCAAAAGAGGTTTTTCAATCAACAATGAATTAATCTCTGGTGACTCAGAGGCTCGTTGTTGACCATGTCAGATCTGTAGGGGGCGTAACCAAGGTAGAAATCACAAAGGAGCTGCTCCTTTTAGCTGCAGGAGCCAGGCAGAAGTACCATGGGTACCTggatgaagagaagagaaagaaagaaccaaCAAAGAGCTGTTGAATTGAAAAGGAAGGCTTTCATCGATGAGCTGGAAGATTTGAAAAAAAGGAGATGGCTAAGATAAGAAAATAAAGCATCTCTGCTCAAAATTGCAAAACAGATTGATGAGAAGCtttcagaaatgaaaaaaataaatggtgtTGATTGTTTTGACACGACATAGAAATCAAATAAGTTAACTTGTTAAAGACCGTTATTAAGTGAGGTTAATTTATGGCAGATAAAGTTAAAGACAGTGTTGTTggacacttttatttatattttagttaaaCATTGTTGCTTCCCCttgattaatgttaattatcTCCATGGATTACAGTACGTTAATCCATTTCTAAGCGGTTCTCAGGGTTTAATGTATTATGTTATGAAACTTTGTTACTGTGCaagcattatttaaataaatgttattttctgtATTCTACACTACAAagcttgtcatttattttagtaaaaatCTGTTGGGTGTAACATggattttcttcttatttacaTGTATACATAGACATTTCATGAAATATTAgttcatgaatatttatttagtcatgGAATTTTACTGGTAAAAATTTGTAAGAACCCTGATTAGAGTACTATAGCTTTATAATTACTGTATGAAAGATCGATTGTGAACATTTTCTGTCGTACAAAATCCTCCTTGGGTGTGAACACtaactgatttttatttaactgtgaACTGATTGAACTGTGTTTTATTATAGCAATGGAGTTAAACATGGTTTATTCATGTTAGTTAACTTCAGTTAAAGGAAACTTTTTTGGAAAGAATAaccatgtataaatataaataatgaatgtttttttttttaatcaaactcTATGCACTGGTTATTAACAAGCATAAAGTCAcctgataaaataaatgaaaaaaaaaagataaacaacatCTAATGATACAAATGGTTGATAAAGATTTATGAGCTGAAGCAGTAAATAATCAGCAGTAGCTGATGCTTCCTTTGATTTGATCTtaaccaaaatattttcataaaaactTTTTATCAGGTTAATTCCTTAgacatctttgtttttttttaggctcAAAAAGAACAGCATGTCATACCTGGCAAATGTTGTTGAAGTCGGTGGTCAGGGAGGAGGTCCCTTCGATTTTAATGGCACTGAAAATGGAAGCATGCTGAAAACGATCCAGGTTTGGGAAGGTACCTACACATTAAGAGCCGTGAAGGTGTGGTTTACTGATGGCCGGTCTGAGCAGTTTGGTAAGCCTGATGGGATTCTGAAAGAGTTTACATTTGAAGATGGAGAGCATTTCACCTCCCTTTCACTTTGGCCAATTAAAAATGGTTCACGTCTGGGTGCAATCAAATTCAAGACAAATCACTCCCGAGAGTTCTATGCAAGCTTGGAAACTAAAAGTCTAAAACCAGAAGTTCCAGTTGATGTTGCTTCTGGGATCTGCTTGGGGATCAAAGGACATTCAGGGTGGGACATTGATCGCTTAGGCTTCATGTTCATCAACACCATCAAGTCTGCTAAGCTTAGCAATGTTGTGTATCCCACCATTCATGATGTGAATCCCAAAGTGGCTGTTGGAGAAATCAAATCCATGTCCTACCAGAACAACACTTCTGTAACTCAAGAATTTACAATTGAGACCTCCAAAAAAATCACCCAAGTATCCTCCTGGTCTGTTACGGGAAAAATTGAATTCACAGTCAGCCTAGAAATAAATGCAGGAATTCCATGTCTTGCAGGAAAGAAATTAGGATTTGGACTAACTCTTGGTGTTGAAGATACATATGCTTCAGAGACCAGTACAGAGAAAATGGAGCTCTTCTCATTTCCTGTTAAAGTTCCTCCAGGTAAAACCATGGATGTGGACATCACACTTGGCCAGGCTACAGTTGATCTCCCATTCACTGGCATCATGAAGATTACCTGCTATAATGGCGGTGTGCTGGAGTATAAAACCAGTGGAACCTACAAGGGTGTCGCTTACTCTGATGGAAACGTGGTTGTGAATGAATCAAACAAATAGCTTGATGCAGCCTAACAAGCTTTGAATTCTAAACTATAAAAGTTTAACTACAAAATGTTTACTCAGATTTAATAATCAATGTTACAGATGAATGGAACATATTTAGTGCATTAAGTATCACTGTACTCAGTATCTCAGTAAAGTTCTTGCTGACTGGAGCTGTGTGTATGGAACACTAGAGTCCAGCTGTGACTTATATGATCTTGCATGTACATGTTTATCCTGCATTTAGTGGAATGGGTGATTTTTTTAgttgatttttttcaaaatctgtAAACCAAAGAAAACAGTGATTTGAATTATTCTGCTGGTCTTCAAATTGTGCAAAACCACattttgttaattaataaaataaatctttacaaaacatttagagtaataaataaagcatctcatttcatgttttttttttatatttagtttgACTGTAGATTTGTCTAATATCTGGActtgattcttttctttttacatttacagaagaTTATAATGTTATGATTCCCATCAATAAAATCAGTTTCAATTGAATCTAAGCTTTTGCCTTGTTTTTtccataattatttattattcaaaatTCTTCCTGAGCACTACCACTAAACAGTTTAGCTGTTCGAGTTTTAAAACCTTGGAAAGGACCGCTTCTAGTCCCATGGCACATATTACTGGTGGCTACTTAACCTTATCCAAGTTCTCTGTAGATAAGGTGTCTGATGGCAAACTCATCTATCAGGGTACTTTAAATTACACATATGAACATGGATGGAATCAGAATGAAAGTTTTGTAGGTTGGAGAAAAATTTAACTCtatctgttacagaaaacatgatTCCGTGTTAAGATGTCATCACAAGGTTGAGTGACACAAAGGAAtgttcattaaatattaaacattattgtgCACTGAGGGGTGAAAGTCTTGTGTAATCTGATTTCCAACTAACAGCATGGactcaataaacacacacacacacttgttcctTGGAAGTGTGGTGTAAGGTCCTAGGACCACCCTCTTTATCTGGTATAAATACGAGAGCATGAAGCTTCTGTCTCATCCACAAACTTGCATCCTTCACAAGACGTCTTTTAAAGAAGACATTTCTTGCTACCTGCTTCATCAGTTCCTTGTAAGTATGCAGATTATTCTTGATGACATTATGTAGgttattaactgtgtatgtagattactgtgtatgtagattatagtattacagcattatagttactgtatatgataatgtttaactcatattatgaaagcttaattctgatcattttctattacagtgtgGTTTGTCAGTgcgttaatcattaataaataaaatgtgttagtaCTGGTAAAGTAAATTGGTGTGGTATAAGAGACATGAAGCTCTGTAGGACTCCACTTTATCACATTACAccttgtttattagtttatattttatactgaaTACTGATGAAATTTCACTAATAAATTCTCACAAGACGTCCATAACTCAACTCTGTACATGATGATGTCAATAAAATCTTTTGGTCTCATTGTTCTGAATTATGCCAGTTAACATCcacttctttttattaaaaaaaaaaaaaaagtctgttgaTCCCAAAGTTaaatgttagtgatggtgtaacATATGTAACATAGGGGTCTCAGACACAGAGTGAGGTTCTGTACAGTATGAGTTGACATGAGGAGAGgaaacacactttaaacaccacGTAGCAAAGACAgatagaaaacatttaaaaatgtgccAAATACATAAAGGGAAGACAGCATCAAACATGATAACGCTTTCCACAATAACACAACTCAGAACTTACACatgtctaaaagtttcacactGACATGCTAGCTCATGtgctttttactgtatatggtGCTAATAGAAGGTGGGTGATGTAATCGAACAGATTATTAGAACACAGAGGATGGCATCcttttgtaaaacattaatCTGGCCATTAGCGTACAAAAAGACATCTAATAATACAGTTGTTTAATGAAGCTTAATGAGCTGAATCAGCAAATAATATCAGCAGTAGCTCATGCTACTGAACTATTTTCATCCATCTtgaaatgtttgtctttttaaggTTAAGAACAAGATGGTCAGTATTGTTCAAGTTGGTGGAATGGGAGGAAAACCTTTCAATTTTTCTGGCAAGGAAACTGGATACTGGTTGAAAAAGATCCAGGTTTGGGAAGGTGATTCTCAGATAAAAGCTGTGAAGGTGTGGCTTACTGATAACGAGCCCAAAGAGTTTGGTGTTCCTGATGGGAGTCCGAAAGAGTTTACATTTGAGAAAGATGAGAAATTCACCTCCCTTTCACTTTGGCCAAATGAAGATGATACACATCTGGGTGCCATCAAATTCACGACAAGCAGCTTCCGGGAGTTCCATGCAAAAGTGCGCCTTACTCAGCTGCAACCAGAAGTTCAAGTTGATGTTGAAACTGGGAAATGCATCGGAATCCAAGGACGATATGGGACTGGCATTGATCGCTTTGGCTTCATTTTGCTCAAGAAGAATTCTGCTTAGCTTACCAATGTGGTGTATACCACCATTTCTATAATCTCACCCAAAGTGACCAAAatcttttgacattttcagattataatctgttataatTTCCATCAATAAAATCAGTCTTAATTGAAACTAAGCTTCTGACTTGTTTTTTCcataattatgtattattctAGATTCTTCCTGAGCACTACCACAAGTCCCAGTCTTCCCACTAAAATGTTTCTATATGTTGGAGTagacaaacactcatacactactTGAGCACATTTAAActaattcatattattattttgacttAAATACATTTGTTCTATATTTCTACACTTTGTCCACTATAATTATTATCTATTCCTTTAGCCTTTGTCCACTTTGGCCATAACATCTACTACATAACACACTGTTCCATAACGTACACATGTCAATATTAGTGACACATGTTACTGGTAGCTACTTAACCTTCTCCAAGTTCCCTGtagctgtttaatatacagtacaggacacCTGGACATCACAGCCATGTGTACAGTAAGTCCCCAAAGTGTTCCACAAAAACTGATGAACACAATGAGCTCCATTTTCTCTGCACTGGTCTCTGAAGCATATGTACCCTCAACAccaataattaatttatatctTTATGCTGGTAGGACATGGATTTAATTTCTCCAACAGCCACTTTGGGTATCACATCAGGAACAGTGGGATACACAACATCGGTAAGATCAGAAGTAATATGAATAAATCATGTACAAGTCCATtactataataaaatacaagcgGAAttcaatgacattaaataaaataaaaccagtcATTGTTAACATTGTTCAGTTAATGTGTTCACACCTAATGAGGATTTCACATTACAGTATTCACACCTCAGAAGTAAGAAGTTATCAACTTTAATACCACACCAATTTACTTTAACAGtactaacacattttatttattaatgattaacgcACTGACAAACcacactgtaatagaaaatgatcagaattaaGCTTTCATTATATGAGTTAAACATTATCATTTACAGTAACTATAATGCTGTAATActataatctacatacacagtaatcTACATACACTGTTAATAACGCTGTGTTAgcagaaattgtgtgtgtgtgtgtgtgtgtgtgtgttctgttagcAGAAATTCCGATTGGAGAAACATTTTCCCCTAGGTGTTTATAATTAATCCCAGAATTAATCTGTGTCTCAGAAACTTTTGATGACACCTTGGCATGGAATGGTTTCTGTAACTGTTACGCTGGATTGTTTCTCCAACCGACAAAACTTTGTCTGTGTATTATAGAACATCAAAAGTCTGTCTTGTCATTGTCTTCTCTATTGCACTCAATAGAAGCTCTATAGGCTTTAGATCACAAAAAAACTTAGatataagttttattttcagatgtaTCTATCAGTGAcacagatgagggtgctgggaaggagaacccaaacgcaggtcagggtccaaaaaaagaaaatttattaacataaaggatagtaataaatgtctatatatgaaaacataaatgcacagaatgtaaccaggcaaagtcttggaggaaaaaaaaataatccaataagaaacgggcagtaatccacacaggaaaaaagggtaatccgaaatgtcaataaccggagcgcaaaaaacggaaccaaaaacaaccggcagcagagaaaaactcacgtaaggaatgacagggaaaaaaggtaatccgagacgggaaaatccacacggaaatagaaaacgcgaggcacagataacacccggaccggaggctggcaggagtgactcaagaaagcgacgtagtgacgagagatcatctggcgagaATCCAGCATAaacggcgtgcttaaatagcagtgccgagtataaaagtcatgcgacagggaatgacgtcaccagagtgcgccgcgaaggtgagcttcggatgagtgcgctgacagtaccccccctccACGGGGCGTCTCACGACGTCCCACCAGGCTGGTCGGGGTGGTCACGATGGAACTGGGAGAGGAGGTCTGGGTCCAAGATGTGGCGTGCCGGAACCCAGGAGCGTTCCTCAGGGCCGTACCCctcccagtccaccaggtaCTGTAGACCCCTCCCACGGCGTCTGGAGCGCAGGAGCCGACGGACAGTAAACGCAGGGCCGCCATCAATGACCCGGGCTGGAGGAGGGGGTCTGGTGGAGGGAACCAGTGCACAGGCCTGGACAGGTTTCAGCCTGGAAACGTGAAAGGTGGGGTGGATGCGAAACACTCTGGGCAGCTTGAGCCGGACCGCAGCTGGATTGATAACCTTAGATATAGGGAACGGTCCAATGAAACGGGGAGCCAGCTTCCTGCATGCAATCTTCAACGGGAGGTCTTTGGTGGAAAGCCACACCCGTTGCCCGACACAGTAAGGAGGAGCGGGGCGGCGTCTGCGGTTGGCCCAGCGAGCATAACTCCGGGAAGATCTCAGCAAGGCAAGGCAGGCTCTTCTCCAGACTCGACGACAGCGCCTCACAAGGGCCAAGGCTGAGGGAACTGAGGCTTCTAGCTCCTGTGTGGAGAATAATGGGGGCTGATAGCCATAGGCAGCCTGAAAAGGGGAAAGACCCGTGGCAGCAGTAGGCAGAGAGTTAtgggcatactcgacccaaacAAGGTTGGAGGCCCAAGACGAATGATCCTCGGCACAGAGGAGACGGAGCCCcgtctccagctcctggttGAGCCGTTCCGTCTGCCCATTGGACTGGGGGTGAAACCCAGAGGAGAGGCTAATGGAGACGCCTAAGAGCTGGCAGAATTCCTTCCAAAAATTGGAGGTGAACTGGGGTCCCCTGTCCGAGACTATATTCCGGGGAATGCCATGGAGCCGGAAAACGTGTTGGAGGAGGAGCAACGCCGTTTCCTTGGCTGAAGGGAGTTTGGTCAGGGGGACAAAATGGACGAGCTTGGAAAAGCGATCGACCACCGAGAGGATAGCGGAGTAGCCATCAGAAAGAGGGAGGCCGGTGACGAAATCAAGTGAGATGTGGGACCAAGGTCTGCAAGGGATCGGCAGGGGCCGCAGGAGGCCGGCAGGGCGAGATCGAGAGCTCTTGTGTTGCGCACATACTGGGCAGGCAGTGACAAATTCCCGTGCGTCATGTCTGAGCGAAGGCCACCAGAAACGACGCTGGAGAACCGATAGGGTCCGAGGGAAACCGGGATGACAGAAAAGCCGAGAGTTGTGACACCACTGAAGAACTTGGGAATGGAGCTGGTCAGGGACATAAAGTTTGCCTTCAGGACAGTCAGTAGGGACCGGCAGGTTAGACACGGCTTGCTGAACCCTTCTCTCTATCCCGAGTCGAAGCGCCCGAACAGTGACAGAGGGGGGAAGAATGTGTTCAGCAACGGCCTCGACGGGATCGGGGGAGAACTGACGAGAGAGAGCATCTGGCTTCCCATTCTTCGTTCCCGGCCGATAAGACAGCACAAAGTTAAACCTGCCGAAAAAGAGTGCCCAAGCAGTCCGGAGATATTCAAGATTCTTATGGTCAGTCCAGACCAGAAATGGTAGTTCCACaccctccagccagtgccgccattcCTCCAGGGCGAGTTTGACTGCCAGTAGCTCACGTTCGCCGATAGTGTAGTTACGTTCAGACGAGGAGAGACGGTGTGAAAAGAAAGCACACGGGTGAAGTTTATTGTCCTTGACGTCCCTTTGAGACAAAACGGCCCCAACTCCGGTATCAGATGCATCAACCTCAACCACAAATTGTCGCGTGGAATCCGGCAAGGAGAGGATGGGGGCAGAGGTAAAaagctgcttcagcttcttGAAGGCTTGCTCGGCTTGAGGCCCCCAAGAATAAGGTTGAAGAGGAGAAGTGAGCTGGTGCAAGGGTGCAGCAACCGAGCTGTAACCCCGGATGAATCGCCGATAGAAATTAGCGAATCCCAAGAACTGCTGGAGCTGCTTACGTGTTCCAGGGCAGGGCCAGTCCCGAACAGCCTTGATTCTGTCAGGATCCATCCGAACACTCCCTGCTGCCAGAATGAAACCCAAGAAGGTGGTTTTCGTGACATGGAAATCACATTTCTCAGCCTTGACATATAACTGGTTCTGCAAAAGCCTCTGGAGCACTGCACGGACGTGACGGATGTGTTCCTCAGGTGTGCGGGAAAAAATGAGGATGTCgtccaagtaaacaaacacaaatatgtttAACATGTCCCGTAAAACGTCGTTGACCAGTGCTTGGAATACTGCTGGGGCATTGGTGAGGCCAAACGGCATCACCCGGTACTCGTAATGGccagtgggagtgttgaatGCGGTCTTCCATTCGTCGCCCTCACGGATGCGGACTAGGTGATAGGCGTTCCGAAGGTCCAGCTTGGAGAAAATGGTGGCCCCCTGAAGGAGCTCAAAAGCGGAGGCCATGAGAGGCAACGGGTAGCGATTTTTAATGGTGATGGCGTTCAGACCCCGATAGTCAATACAGGGTCGTAGAGTCCCATCCTTCTTCTCCACAAAGAAAAAACCTGCACCGGCTGGGGATGAAGACGGGCGGATAATGCCTGACTCCAAGGACTCCTGTATATATTGGGTCATGGCTTCCCTTTCCGGCTTGGATAGGTGGTACAGGCGCCCCCGGGGGGGGGGCAGTGCCTGGCAGGAGGTCGATAGCACAGTCATAAGGTCTGTGTGGTGGTAGGGAAGTGGCACAAGCTTTACTGAACACTTGTCCCAGATCATGGTATTCAGCAGGCACCAGAGAGAGATCGGGGGGCAGGTCCTCCTTGACTGATAACAAGCGGGGTGCCAAGGTGGTCAGGCAATGAGCCTGGCAGTAGATCCCCCAACCAAGGACCCGGCCGCTGGACCAATCCAGGTGAGGGTTATGTTTCTGCAGCCAAGGTAATCCAAACATGACTGGTGCATGGGGCGAAGGGATAACGAGGAAGGAGATCCACTCCATGTGTTCCTTGGTGACGGACACCAGCAGGGGCTTGGTGCGGTAGCGAGCTCGGTGAAGGATATGGCCATCCAGGGCCCGTACCTGGAGACTGGCGGGTAGAGGTTCAGTCTCGATCTCCAGCTGACGCACTAACTCCTCATCAAGGAACTCCGCGTCAGCTCCAGAGTCAACGAAGACCGCGAGATCATGTTCCTGGCTCTTGATCTGGAAACGGGCTCGGAGAAGTGGCTTGGGGGAGGCTAAACACCAGAGGCTCGCCGCGGGCTCCTCCGTC is a genomic window of Tachysurus fulvidraco isolate hzauxx_2018 chromosome 15, HZAU_PFXX_2.0, whole genome shotgun sequence containing:
- the LOC125138608 gene encoding aerolysin-like protein; translated protein: MSYLANVVEVGGQGGGPFDFNGTENGSMLKTIQVWEGTYTLRAVKVWFTDGRSEQFGKPDGILKEFTFEDGEHFTSLSLWPIKNGSRLGAIKFKTNHSREFYASLETKSLKPEVPVDVASGICLGIKGHSGWDIDRLGFMFINTIKSAKLSNVVYPTIHDVNPKVAVGEIKSMSYQNNTSVTQEFTIETSKKITQVSSWSVTGKIEFTVSLEINAGIPCLAGKKLGFGLTLGVEDTYASETSTEKMELFSFPVKVPPGKTMDVDITLGQATVDLPFTGIMKITCYNGGVLEYKTSGTYKGVAYSDGNVVVNESNK
- the LOC125138609 gene encoding aerolysin-like protein, coding for MKLLSHPQTCILHKTSFKEDISCYLLHQFLVKNKMVSIVQVGGMGGKPFNFSGKETGYWLKKIQVWEGDSQIKAVKVWLTDNEPKEFGVPDGSPKEFTFEKDEKFTSLSLWPNEDDTHLGAIKFTTSSFREFHAKVRLTQLQPEVQVDVETGKCIGIQGRYGTGIDRFGFILLKKNSA